The proteins below are encoded in one region of Desulfovibrio sp. JC022:
- a CDS encoding diguanylate cyclase: protein MGAEKLHKYISELKEQLELQTLLADSSSEAIGVFDEKVRCVAVNREVLEVLGYTHDEVIGMGGLDLVAEEYRELVRENISSRYEQPYFVMGRRKDGSTFPAEIRGRTVQLRDKTYRISAIRDISYLKATEMELRETLHELKIIFESSKAGMMFLKGGRILKRANQALADILGYESPADMVGLGMIDLHLTEEKFHEFGKLYYYTLVNKAQVNIEYQLKRKDGKFVWCSLSGQAVDVNVPADLNRGVLWVVNDISQRKAEEKRLLLLATTDSLTGAYNRREFFRQVELFMQGDKRNPAGPSMLMVDLDNFKKINDAHGHEAGDAVLRHFADICRSVIRDDDVFARMGGEEFAVFLPGTDLAGGIAVGERLCRKFAASEISIQSGIIKCTASIGVASMNSRRLDTNRLLRMADMALYDAKESGRNLVCFYD, encoded by the coding sequence ATGGGAGCAGAGAAGCTTCATAAGTATATATCGGAGTTGAAAGAGCAGCTGGAGCTACAGACCTTGCTGGCGGATTCTTCCTCTGAAGCTATCGGCGTGTTTGATGAGAAGGTGCGTTGTGTGGCTGTGAACAGGGAAGTGCTGGAAGTTCTGGGCTATACCCATGATGAAGTCATTGGCATGGGCGGGTTGGATCTTGTAGCTGAAGAGTATCGCGAATTGGTGCGGGAAAACATTTCCAGCAGGTACGAGCAGCCTTATTTTGTCATGGGTAGACGTAAGGACGGTTCTACTTTTCCTGCTGAAATCCGGGGGCGTACAGTGCAGCTTCGGGATAAGACCTACCGCATTTCAGCTATACGTGACATTTCTTATCTGAAAGCAACTGAAATGGAATTGCGCGAAACCCTGCATGAGTTGAAAATTATTTTTGAAAGTAGCAAAGCCGGGATGATGTTCTTGAAGGGTGGGCGAATCCTGAAAAGGGCAAATCAGGCTCTTGCCGATATTCTGGGTTATGAGTCGCCTGCTGATATGGTCGGCTTGGGTATGATTGATCTGCACCTTACCGAAGAAAAATTTCATGAATTTGGTAAGTTATATTACTACACCCTCGTAAATAAAGCTCAGGTAAATATTGAATATCAGCTGAAGCGTAAGGACGGAAAATTTGTGTGGTGTTCTCTGTCCGGTCAGGCCGTGGATGTGAATGTTCCTGCTGACTTGAATCGCGGGGTGCTTTGGGTTGTGAATGATATTTCTCAGCGCAAGGCGGAAGAGAAGCGGCTGTTGTTGCTGGCAACCACAGACAGTCTTACCGGGGCCTACAATCGCAGGGAATTTTTTCGGCAGGTTGAATTGTTTATGCAGGGAGATAAACGTAATCCAGCTGGTCCGTCTATGTTGATGGTTGATCTTGATAATTTTAAAAAGATAAATGACGCCCATGGGCATGAGGCTGGGGATGCAGTGCTGCGTCATTTTGCTGATATCTGTCGCAGTGTGATCAGGGATGATGATGTTTTTGCCCGCATGGGCGGGGAAGAGTTTGCAGTTTTTCTGCCCGGAACAGACCTTGCCGGAGGTATTGCTGTGGGAGAAAGGTTGTGCCGGAAATTTGCAGCGAGTGAAATTTCCATACAGTCTGGGATTATTAAGTGTACTGCAAGCATCGGGGTAGCCTCCATGAATTCGCGCAGGCTCGATACGAACAGGTTGTTGCGCATGGCGGATATGGCCTTGTACGACGCAAAGGAGTCCGGTCGAAATCTGGTCTGTTTTTATGATTGA
- a CDS encoding DUF4136 domain-containing protein, giving the protein MRKLLVVFALIGMMLSGCVYVNMDVENKPVPGTDFSDFKTFSFKQKSESKKDLEAILLNTAKLELEAKGFKYDPNSPDFVVVVNFGSKAFMERGVTYKREAYEYDYISKTNSEIGVVKTADAPRVDNTVRIYLMTPHDEGLKTYLWRGKATSQDREGLDIVGKCLVKGALLKFPAVDGKFREKLNVRDCE; this is encoded by the coding sequence GTGAGGAAGTTACTTGTTGTTTTCGCATTGATCGGAATGATGCTTTCCGGGTGCGTGTACGTTAATATGGATGTCGAGAATAAACCTGTTCCGGGCACTGATTTCAGCGATTTTAAAACTTTTTCTTTTAAGCAGAAAAGCGAATCCAAGAAGGATCTTGAAGCTATTCTGCTCAATACTGCCAAGCTGGAACTGGAAGCCAAGGGTTTTAAATATGACCCGAATTCACCCGATTTCGTGGTAGTGGTTAATTTCGGTTCCAAGGCATTCATGGAAAGGGGAGTTACCTACAAAAGGGAAGCTTACGAGTACGATTATATCAGCAAGACCAACTCTGAAATAGGTGTGGTCAAGACCGCTGATGCCCCCCGTGTGGATAACACCGTGCGGATCTATCTGATGACTCCCCATGATGAGGGTTTGAAAACATACCTCTGGCGCGGAAAGGCCACCAGTCAGGACCGTGAAGGTCTGGATATTGTCGGTAAATGTCTGGTCAAAGGCGCGTTGCTGAAATTTCCCGCAGTTGATGGAAAGTTTCGTGAGAAGTTGAATGTAAGGGATTGCGAATAA
- the metE gene encoding 5-methyltetrahydropteroyltriglutamate--homocysteine S-methyltransferase has protein sequence MLTHTLGYPRMGSNRELKRKLESYWRGEAGADDLALTSRKLRELHWDDQKQAGVDLIPVGDFSYYDHMLDNAVRFGVIPGRYNVEGNKISLDDYFRMARGEAGENGVAAMEMTKWFDTNYHYLVPEFKSDQKFFLADTSLLEQVDEAALLGHRIKAVLPGPLTFLLLGKCADQEFDRLDLLENLLPAYVELIEKLSAKCEWIQFDEPILALDLDESVRKLFNPVYRTFKEAALNSKILVASYFGGLGDNLETATSLPVDALHVDLVRGSQDLEPLLVNLADNLSLSLGVVDGRNIWRADLDKGVAAVKSAKTVLGEERVLVAPSCSLLHVPFDLELETKLDVEIKSWMAFARQKCVEIRTIADAAAGKDVEAFLVDNRGILGSRKKSPRVNNLQVARRLAELKPEDYQRKSTYTKRAEIQRGLGFPLLPTTTIGSFPQTPEVRSTRSGFKNGRIERADYESFMHGYIEDCIRRQEEIGLDVLVHGEPERNDMVEYFGENFDGYCFTSNGWVQSYGSRCVKPPVIFGDVSRPGPITVDWINYARSLSEREVKGMLTGPVTILCWSFVRDDQPRSETCRQIALAVRDEVADLEKSGVKVIQIDEPALREGLPLRKAEQPEYLKWAEECFRLSASCVEDATQIHTHMCYCEFDEIMDSIAALDADVISIEASRSRMELLGSFNRFSYPNEVGPGVYDIHSPAIPAEDDMALLLEKALEVIPAERLWVNPDCGLKTRKWDEVVPALKNMVQAAKKVRREIQ, from the coding sequence ATGCTGACGCACACTTTAGGTTATCCCAGAATGGGCAGTAACCGCGAACTCAAACGTAAACTTGAATCATACTGGAGAGGTGAAGCCGGGGCGGATGATCTCGCACTTACTTCCAGAAAATTGCGTGAACTGCATTGGGATGACCAGAAGCAGGCTGGAGTTGATCTGATACCGGTAGGTGATTTTTCCTACTATGACCACATGCTTGATAATGCAGTCAGGTTCGGTGTTATCCCCGGCAGATATAATGTGGAAGGAAACAAAATTTCCCTTGATGATTATTTCAGGATGGCCCGTGGTGAAGCTGGAGAGAACGGCGTGGCGGCCATGGAAATGACAAAGTGGTTTGATACCAACTACCATTACCTCGTGCCTGAATTTAAAAGTGACCAGAAGTTTTTTCTTGCCGATACATCTTTGCTTGAACAGGTTGATGAAGCGGCTTTGCTTGGGCACAGAATCAAGGCCGTCCTGCCCGGACCATTGACCTTTTTGCTGTTGGGTAAGTGCGCGGATCAGGAATTTGATCGTTTGGATTTGTTGGAAAACCTGCTGCCAGCTTACGTGGAACTAATTGAGAAGCTCTCCGCCAAATGCGAGTGGATTCAATTTGATGAGCCTATTCTGGCCCTCGATCTCGACGAGTCGGTGCGTAAGCTTTTCAACCCTGTTTACCGCACCTTTAAAGAAGCAGCCTTAAATTCCAAAATTCTTGTTGCCTCCTATTTTGGAGGTCTGGGTGATAATCTTGAAACTGCTACCTCTTTGCCTGTCGATGCTTTGCATGTTGACCTCGTACGCGGTTCACAGGACCTTGAACCGCTGCTTGTAAATCTGGCGGATAATTTAAGCCTTTCCCTCGGTGTAGTAGACGGCAGGAATATCTGGCGGGCTGATCTTGATAAGGGTGTTGCTGCTGTGAAGTCCGCAAAGACTGTGCTTGGCGAAGAACGGGTCTTGGTAGCTCCTTCATGTTCACTTCTGCATGTCCCTTTTGATCTTGAGCTGGAAACAAAGCTGGACGTGGAAATTAAATCTTGGATGGCGTTTGCCCGCCAGAAGTGTGTAGAAATCAGGACCATCGCTGATGCAGCAGCAGGTAAGGATGTTGAAGCTTTTCTGGTTGATAACCGCGGCATTCTTGGCTCCCGGAAGAAAAGTCCGAGGGTTAACAATCTACAGGTTGCCCGGAGACTGGCTGAACTAAAACCTGAAGATTACCAGCGTAAATCCACTTATACCAAGCGTGCTGAAATTCAGCGCGGGCTCGGTTTTCCTCTTTTGCCCACAACCACTATCGGTTCTTTTCCCCAGACTCCGGAAGTGCGTTCCACCAGAAGCGGTTTTAAGAACGGTCGTATTGAGCGGGCTGATTACGAAAGCTTTATGCACGGATACATCGAAGACTGCATCCGTCGTCAGGAGGAAATCGGGCTTGATGTGCTGGTTCACGGTGAACCTGAACGCAACGACATGGTTGAATATTTCGGCGAAAATTTTGACGGCTACTGCTTTACGTCCAACGGCTGGGTGCAGAGTTACGGTTCCCGTTGCGTGAAACCTCCGGTGATTTTCGGTGATGTGTCCCGTCCCGGTCCCATTACCGTGGATTGGATCAATTATGCCCGCTCCCTTTCAGAGCGTGAAGTCAAGGGTATGCTCACCGGACCGGTAACCATCCTGTGCTGGAGTTTTGTTCGTGATGACCAGCCCCGCAGTGAAACCTGCCGTCAGATCGCACTGGCCGTGCGTGATGAGGTGGCTGATCTTGAAAAGAGCGGGGTTAAAGTTATTCAGATTGACGAACCCGCCCTGCGTGAAGGTCTGCCTCTGCGTAAGGCAGAACAACCAGAATATTTGAAGTGGGCAGAGGAGTGCTTTCGTCTCTCCGCTTCCTGCGTTGAGGATGCCACCCAGATTCATACCCACATGTGTTACTGCGAATTCGATGAAATCATGGATTCCATTGCCGCCCTTGATGCCGATGTCATCAGCATCGAGGCCAGTCGCAGTCGCATGGAACTCTTAGGTAGCTTCAATCGGTTCAGCTATCCCAATGAAGTCGGTCCCGGTGTTTACGATATCCATAGTCCGGCAATTCCGGCTGAAGATGATATGGCCCTGCTGCTGGAAAAAGCTCTGGAAGTCATTCCCGCAGAACGGCTTTGGGTAAATCCGGATTGCGGACTCAAGACCCGCAAATGGGATGAGGTTGTCCCGGCTCTTAAAAATATGGTTCAGGCGGCTAAGAAAGTACGCCGTGAGATTCAATAA
- a CDS encoding methylenetetrahydrofolate reductase, translated as MQVAQNINKAGQFFSFEFFPPKDKSTWPVFMERAARLAALKPLFASVTYGAGGTSHDNSLEICSRLKKDMGIDILAHLTCVGASEQSIDEFVSRLGEAGVSDILALGGDGVKDANGEGQSRFMHASDLVEYVNGKFSEVGMAVAGYPGGHPESPSIATDIEIHNSKLAKGADFTMTQLFFDNRLYFDYVDRLAELSSTTPVIPGVLPIQSLSSLRRIMSLCGAAIPGDLYCGVEKAFDKGGDEAVMEFGFDFARKQIADLLDKGAPGVHIYSLNRAAMCERLITDLKSDGYFN; from the coding sequence ATGCAGGTGGCACAGAATATCAATAAGGCTGGACAATTTTTTTCCTTTGAATTTTTTCCGCCCAAGGATAAATCCACATGGCCCGTGTTTATGGAAAGGGCCGCAAGGCTGGCCGCTTTGAAGCCTCTTTTCGCATCAGTAACTTACGGAGCGGGCGGAACCAGCCACGACAATTCCCTTGAAATATGTTCCCGGCTGAAAAAGGATATGGGTATTGATATTCTTGCCCATCTGACTTGTGTCGGTGCCAGCGAGCAGTCCATTGATGAATTTGTCAGCCGTCTTGGTGAGGCAGGGGTCTCGGATATTCTGGCCCTTGGCGGGGATGGAGTGAAAGACGCCAATGGAGAAGGGCAAAGCCGTTTCATGCATGCTTCAGATCTTGTGGAGTATGTGAATGGTAAATTTTCCGAAGTGGGCATGGCTGTGGCCGGATATCCCGGCGGACATCCGGAGTCTCCGTCTATTGCCACGGATATTGAGATCCACAATTCCAAGCTTGCCAAAGGTGCGGACTTCACCATGACCCAGTTGTTTTTCGATAACAGGCTCTACTTCGATTATGTGGACAGGCTGGCGGAACTCAGCAGTACTACCCCGGTAATCCCCGGTGTATTGCCCATTCAATCTTTAAGTTCCCTGCGTCGGATTATGTCCCTGTGCGGTGCAGCCATTCCCGGCGATCTTTATTGCGGAGTGGAAAAGGCCTTTGATAAGGGCGGCGATGAGGCTGTTATGGAGTTCGGTTTTGACTTTGCACGCAAACAGATCGCGGACCTGCTTGATAAGGGCGCACCCGGAGTGCATATTTACAGTTTGAACCGCGCAGCCATGTGTGAAAGGTTGATTACTGACTTGAAGAGTGACGGATATTTTAATTAA
- a CDS encoding ABC transporter substrate-binding protein, whose amino-acid sequence MVEQEIGTYILPHVYKHLNMDIKIFPMPGKRAQRSVETGLVDGEVMRIYSYGGEVPGVIRVEPAYFYLDTTPYARKGSGIKIDSVDDLLKYKVVKIRGVKHTEKVTAMMDSVYNLDSVYNLDSVYNLDSPEQMVKYLECGRADVALANSLNWKYLLTKMDFDDIVPAGPPLQKLPLYHYLDKRHARLAEKVGDVIKKMKESGELDKLIKEAEEKFFGSVDESRFKH is encoded by the coding sequence TTGGTTGAACAAGAAATCGGCACATATATCCTTCCGCATGTATACAAGCATCTCAACATGGATATTAAGATTTTTCCCATGCCCGGCAAGCGTGCCCAACGATCTGTTGAAACCGGTCTGGTTGATGGTGAGGTCATGCGTATTTATTCCTATGGCGGAGAAGTTCCCGGTGTTATACGCGTAGAGCCTGCTTATTTTTACCTTGATACCACCCCCTATGCGCGAAAGGGCAGTGGGATAAAAATTGATTCAGTCGATGATTTGCTGAAATATAAGGTCGTTAAAATTCGGGGTGTTAAACATACTGAAAAAGTCACCGCGATGATGGACAGTGTTTACAATTTGGACAGTGTTTACAATTTGGACAGTGTTTACAATTTGGACAGTCCTGAGCAGATGGTTAAATATCTGGAGTGCGGTCGGGCTGATGTTGCTCTGGCCAACTCATTGAATTGGAAATACCTGCTTACCAAAATGGATTTCGATGATATTGTCCCAGCTGGGCCGCCTTTGCAGAAACTGCCTTTGTATCATTATCTGGATAAACGCCATGCGCGGTTGGCGGAAAAGGTCGGGGATGTGATTAAAAAGATGAAGGAAAGTGGAGAGCTTGATAAGCTGATAAAAGAAGCTGAAGAAAAGTTTTTTGGTTCGGTGGATGAATCTCGCTTCAAACACTAG
- a CDS encoding proline/glycine betaine ABC transporter permease, protein MYKFPKTLEIPLDDWVNAGMSWVMDNWGQFFDALGSVLLQMLIALQQFFLMIPWFVIIIGVGVAGWWLLGSWKRGLGMSAMLFVIGCFGYWKLTMMTLALVTGAVAISLAVGIPVGIWMARSDRVETIIKPILDAMQTMPSFVYLIPVMMLFGLGKVPALFATIIYSMPPIIRLTNVGIREVPKDVIEAARAFGATPMQTLFKVQLPLARPTIVVGINQTTMMALAMVVVASMIGAKGLGMEVLVAINRIDIGMGFEAGLSIVFLAIIIDRLTHAMAVRNTHDAKE, encoded by the coding sequence ATGTATAAATTTCCAAAAACTCTGGAAATACCACTGGATGACTGGGTAAACGCAGGCATGTCATGGGTCATGGATAACTGGGGGCAATTTTTTGATGCCCTCGGCAGTGTCCTTTTACAAATGCTTATTGCATTGCAGCAGTTCTTCCTTATGATCCCTTGGTTTGTAATAATCATCGGAGTAGGAGTGGCTGGCTGGTGGCTGCTTGGCAGCTGGAAAAGAGGACTGGGCATGTCAGCCATGCTTTTTGTAATCGGCTGCTTCGGCTACTGGAAGCTGACCATGATGACTTTGGCACTGGTCACCGGTGCGGTGGCCATATCACTTGCAGTAGGGATTCCCGTAGGCATCTGGATGGCAAGAAGTGATCGTGTGGAAACCATCATCAAGCCGATCCTTGATGCCATGCAGACCATGCCGAGCTTTGTTTACCTCATTCCGGTAATGATGCTCTTCGGCCTTGGAAAGGTGCCCGCACTTTTTGCAACCATCATCTACTCCATGCCGCCGATCATCCGTCTGACCAATGTGGGAATCCGCGAGGTTCCCAAAGATGTGATTGAAGCAGCCCGAGCCTTTGGTGCGACTCCCATGCAGACCTTGTTCAAGGTGCAACTGCCACTGGCCCGTCCGACCATCGTTGTCGGCATCAACCAGACAACAATGATGGCTCTGGCTATGGTTGTTGTGGCCTCCATGATCGGGGCCAAAGGGCTGGGAATGGAAGTACTGGTAGCCATTAACCGTATCGACATCGGCATGGGCTTTGAAGCCGGACTCTCCATCGTGTTTCTGGCGATCATCATCGACCGTTTGACCCACGCCATGGCCGTGCGCAACACCCACGACGCCAAAGAATAA
- a CDS encoding ABC transporter substrate-binding protein, with the protein MSKAKSHTILWITSIVFAAMLSILPVNSAQAADQPVIFADLNWDSIQIHNRIAGFIIENGYGTDVEYIPAGTAIAYEAIMRGDMDVDMESWTSNSQHLYDKGIKAGTLFDLGANFKDAREGLMVPTYMIKGDPKRGIKPMTPGLKTVADLAKYPEFFKDPEDPSMGLIYSGVTGWTATQKTEQKLTNYGLDDKFNFLAPGSDAALAGSMVSAYKRGKGWVGYYWGPTWVMGMIDMTFLEEAPYDAKVWNDTRLCDYPNSDVNILVGKSLMDRAPEIIEMFKKYETTMAITNECLAYMKNEKASLEEVAEWFLKNNQDVWTKWVPADKAAKIKAALN; encoded by the coding sequence ATGAGTAAAGCCAAATCCCACACAATACTTTGGATTACATCCATTGTTTTCGCAGCAATGCTGAGCATTCTGCCTGTTAACTCCGCTCAGGCGGCAGACCAGCCGGTCATTTTCGCTGACCTGAACTGGGACAGCATCCAGATTCACAACCGCATTGCCGGATTCATCATTGAAAACGGCTACGGTACAGACGTAGAATATATCCCCGCCGGAACCGCCATTGCATATGAAGCAATCATGCGTGGCGACATGGACGTGGACATGGAATCCTGGACCTCAAACTCACAGCATCTCTACGATAAAGGTATCAAAGCCGGTACCCTGTTTGACCTCGGCGCAAACTTCAAGGATGCCCGTGAGGGGTTGATGGTCCCCACCTACATGATCAAAGGCGATCCCAAACGCGGCATCAAGCCTATGACACCGGGACTCAAAACAGTTGCAGACCTTGCCAAGTACCCTGAATTTTTTAAAGATCCTGAAGATCCTTCCATGGGACTCATTTATTCCGGCGTGACCGGATGGACCGCCACCCAGAAGACCGAGCAGAAACTTACCAACTACGGTCTGGATGATAAATTTAACTTTCTTGCTCCCGGTTCAGATGCCGCACTGGCAGGCTCCATGGTTTCCGCATACAAACGCGGCAAAGGCTGGGTTGGATATTACTGGGGCCCCACCTGGGTAATGGGCATGATCGATATGACTTTCCTTGAAGAAGCACCTTACGATGCGAAAGTATGGAACGATACCAGACTCTGCGATTACCCCAACTCCGATGTTAACATTCTCGTCGGCAAATCCCTGATGGATAGAGCCCCCGAAATCATCGAGATGTTCAAGAAATACGAAACCACCATGGCCATAACCAACGAGTGTCTCGCCTACATGAAAAATGAAAAGGCAAGCCTTGAAGAGGTCGCCGAGTGGTTCCTTAAGAACAATCAGGATGTCTGGACCAAATGGGTTCCCGCAGACAAAGCTGCCAAAATCAAGGCCGCGCTTAACTAG
- a CDS encoding glycine betaine/L-proline ABC transporter ATP-binding protein, with translation MKKLVVENVTKIFGTNPQKGLKLVREGLDKETIFNQTGLSVGVNQASFSANEGELLVIMGLSGSGKSTLVRCINRLIEPTDGKVLVDGVDVTTLDAPAMRELSQKKLGMVFQNFALLPHKTIYENVEFGLDLMGKPAAEKREVSEKMLAQVGLDGWGDSYPSQLSGGMQQRVGLARALALDPDILLMDEAFSALDPLIRRDMQDELIKLQKRMHKTIIFISHDLDEALKLGDRIVLMKDGVIVQTGTPEEILTEPANDYVRRFVEDVDATKVLTAENVMKKAEAVVYVAADGPRAALRKMRKNSISSIFALNSSDHVLGIVHAADAAKAVEAGDKKLEDIIKPARSVSAETPALELYPMRSESGWPLAVVDTNNEFIGVVVSGNLIAAVAEYGPDPSI, from the coding sequence ATGAAAAAATTAGTTGTCGAGAACGTTACAAAAATATTCGGAACAAATCCGCAGAAGGGTTTAAAGTTAGTCCGCGAAGGACTGGATAAAGAAACAATTTTCAATCAGACAGGACTCAGTGTGGGAGTCAATCAGGCTTCCTTCTCTGCCAACGAGGGTGAACTCCTTGTCATTATGGGCCTCTCAGGCAGCGGCAAATCAACACTTGTTCGCTGCATTAACCGTCTCATTGAGCCTACCGACGGCAAAGTACTAGTGGACGGTGTGGACGTAACCACACTGGACGCACCGGCCATGCGCGAACTCAGCCAGAAAAAACTGGGCATGGTTTTTCAGAACTTTGCACTCCTGCCGCATAAGACCATTTATGAAAATGTTGAATTCGGGCTTGACCTGATGGGTAAACCTGCTGCTGAGAAACGCGAGGTTTCCGAAAAAATGCTGGCTCAGGTAGGACTTGATGGCTGGGGAGACAGTTATCCCTCGCAACTGTCCGGCGGCATGCAGCAGCGTGTCGGGTTGGCGCGCGCCCTTGCCCTTGACCCGGATATCCTGCTCATGGACGAAGCGTTTTCCGCCCTTGACCCGCTCATCCGCCGCGATATGCAGGATGAACTGATCAAATTGCAGAAACGCATGCACAAGACCATCATCTTCATCAGTCATGATCTGGACGAAGCCTTGAAACTTGGTGACCGCATCGTACTCATGAAGGACGGAGTCATCGTGCAGACAGGCACTCCCGAAGAAATTCTCACCGAACCCGCCAACGACTATGTCAGACGCTTTGTGGAAGATGTGGACGCCACCAAGGTACTCACAGCTGAAAACGTTATGAAAAAAGCGGAAGCAGTCGTCTACGTTGCTGCGGACGGACCGCGCGCCGCGCTGCGGAAAATGCGCAAAAACAGTATTTCATCCATTTTTGCTCTCAATTCAAGCGACCATGTACTCGGCATCGTCCATGCTGCTGACGCGGCAAAAGCTGTTGAAGCCGGAGACAAAAAGCTTGAAGACATAATTAAACCTGCCCGCAGCGTCTCTGCTGAGACTCCTGCGCTGGAACTATATCCCATGAGGTCCGAATCCGGTTGGCCCCTTGCCGTCGTAGATACAAACAATGAATTCATCGGCGTTGTGGTCAGCGGCAACCTTATAGCCGCAGTAGCAGAATACGGACCGGACCCGTCAATTTAA